One Clostridium estertheticum DNA segment encodes these proteins:
- a CDS encoding GNAT family N-acetyltransferase yields MIVNFDDKYTDGIIKLWNTVAVKDGYVELNHKNFESFFTNNPYFKSENTFILHRDGIDGFACGCTGDDLPLGDTSGYITCIILSTEAQTLSNFLNLTNALEISFKKQGKKQSEVLFFNPMMLPWYIPNTQKHQHNNAPGAPIDGYFYKFLLEAGYMERTRECAMYMNLKEFKLPEDILKKERKLLDLNYEVNLFDSDRHFGVKEMLKGLNNPLWKQEVSNCTGNGIPIIIAAKNREVVGFAGPVIRQETGRGYFAGIGVQKEHEGHGLGSVLFFKLCEALKNINAEYMSLYTGLSNPAIKIYKKAGFIPVREFAVMRKEL; encoded by the coding sequence ATGATTGTTAATTTTGATGATAAATATACAGATGGCATAATAAAGCTGTGGAATACTGTAGCCGTAAAAGATGGATACGTGGAATTAAACCATAAAAATTTTGAGAGTTTTTTTACAAATAATCCATATTTTAAATCAGAAAATACTTTCATATTGCACCGCGATGGCATCGATGGCTTCGCTTGCGGCTGCACAGGCGACGATTTACCTCTAGGCGATACTTCAGGATATATAACTTGTATTATTTTATCAACTGAAGCGCAAACATTAAGTAATTTTCTAAATCTAACGAATGCCTTAGAAATTTCATTTAAAAAACAAGGTAAAAAACAATCTGAAGTACTTTTTTTTAATCCTATGATGCTACCTTGGTATATTCCAAATACACAGAAACACCAACATAATAATGCTCCAGGTGCTCCAATAGATGGCTATTTTTATAAGTTTTTACTAGAAGCGGGGTATATGGAGCGTACTCGTGAATGTGCAATGTATATGAATCTTAAGGAATTTAAATTACCAGAAGACATTCTAAAAAAAGAGAGAAAGTTATTAGACCTCAATTATGAGGTGAATTTGTTTGATAGTGACCGACATTTCGGAGTAAAAGAAATGCTGAAGGGATTAAACAACCCACTTTGGAAACAAGAAGTTTCTAACTGTACAGGAAATGGTATACCAATCATTATTGCAGCTAAAAACAGAGAGGTTGTTGGATTTGCTGGTCCAGTTATAAGGCAGGAAACCGGTCGTGGTTATTTTGCTGGAATAGGGGTACAGAAAGAGCACGAGGGTCATGGGCTAGGGAGTGTTTTGTTTTTCAAATTGTGTGAAGCACTTAAAAATATTAATGCTGAATATATGTCGTTGTATACAGGACTTAGTAATCCAGCGATTAAAATATATAAAAAGGCAGGGTTTATTCCTGTTAGAGAGTTTGCAGTAATGCGAAAGGAGCTTTAA
- a CDS encoding carbohydrate ABC transporter permease yields the protein MSLYNGYKKHKKSAKIGRVVSIIILFMFAIVTLFPIYFMIISSFGDPVEAGAMSYSLLPQKLTLDSYKFFFNFSKYSYRWLLNSLVVASTITVSNVIFAGMAGYAFAKIKFPGSKFVFSMLLCSMMVPYQVTQIPLYILVVNTFKMSNTYSALILPGLCGVFNIFLAKQFMSTLPKEIIESAKIDGCNQLQIFIKIILPLSKTILAVMAILTFMDSWNSFFWPFLVTKTMDMQTIQVGLKNFRFANTTYFAPMMAGATISALPMFILFFCLQKYFLEGVTVGAVKG from the coding sequence ATGTCTTTATATAATGGTTATAAAAAACATAAGAAAAGTGCGAAAATTGGCAGAGTGGTATCAATAATTATACTATTTATGTTTGCAATTGTTACACTTTTTCCTATATACTTCATGATTATTTCATCTTTTGGAGATCCCGTTGAAGCCGGTGCTATGAGCTACTCACTATTGCCACAAAAGTTAACACTTGATTCCTACAAGTTTTTCTTTAATTTTAGTAAGTACTCCTACAGATGGCTTTTAAATTCACTAGTAGTAGCCTCAACAATAACTGTATCTAACGTTATCTTTGCAGGTATGGCTGGATATGCCTTCGCAAAAATTAAATTTCCTGGAAGCAAATTTGTATTTTCTATGCTTCTTTGCTCAATGATGGTACCATATCAAGTTACGCAGATACCTCTTTACATTCTTGTTGTAAATACTTTTAAAATGTCAAATACATACTCAGCTCTAATTCTTCCAGGGTTATGTGGTGTGTTTAACATATTTCTTGCAAAACAATTTATGTCCACATTACCAAAAGAAATTATAGAAAGTGCAAAGATTGATGGTTGCAATCAGTTGCAAATCTTCATTAAAATTATACTTCCTCTTTCAAAAACTATTTTAGCTGTAATGGCTATACTTACATTTATGGATAGTTGGAATTCTTTCTTTTGGCCATTCCTCGTTACAAAAACAATGGATATGCAGACAATTCAAGTAGGACTTAAAAACTTCCGTTTTGCAAACACCACTTATTTTGCACCAATGATGGCTGGGGCAACAATTTCAGCGCTGCCCATGTTCATACTTTTCTTCTGTTTACAGAAGTATTTCTTAGAGGGTGTAACAGTAGGAGCAGTTAAAGGTTAA
- a CDS encoding exo-beta-N-acetylmuramidase NamZ domain-containing protein, whose amino-acid sequence MKIVVNNGIDNLEKYAEIFKGKRLGLITGPTGVNKKLVSTIDILHEKYNLVALYSPEHGVRGDIQAGVKVDDYVDPSTGIPVYSLYGDKKKITKEMLSNIDLLVFDIQDVGVRFYTYLYTLTYAMESCNENGKPIVVLDRINPLGGNIVQGNMLELGFESFVGKYPIPTRYGLTIGEFALYINSKFEINADLTVVPCTGWSRDLYYDQTDLVWVQPSPNIPTIDSAFIYSGTCIFEGTNLSEGRGTTKPFEIIGAPWLNNKKLIEIMNLKNYQGVMFREVYFTPTFSKHVNILCSGIQIHVTDRDKFNPFKLSLDILLEIKAMHNREFDYILPYASGAQPFINLITGSDKVMNHKGSLDELFGKMNVNFYEYLIEKKLYKLY is encoded by the coding sequence ATGAAAATAGTGGTCAATAACGGAATAGATAACTTGGAAAAATATGCAGAGATTTTTAAAGGAAAAAGATTAGGATTAATTACAGGTCCAACTGGTGTTAATAAAAAGCTAGTATCAACAATTGATATTTTGCATGAAAAATATAATTTAGTAGCCTTATATTCTCCCGAACATGGAGTTCGCGGAGACATACAAGCAGGGGTAAAAGTCGATGACTATGTAGACCCTTCTACAGGAATACCAGTTTATAGCCTATATGGAGATAAAAAGAAGATAACAAAAGAAATGCTAAGTAATATTGATTTACTAGTATTTGATATACAAGATGTAGGAGTAAGGTTTTATACTTACTTATATACACTTACTTACGCGATGGAAAGTTGTAATGAGAATGGTAAACCCATAGTTGTACTTGACAGAATAAATCCATTGGGTGGTAATATAGTGCAGGGAAATATGTTAGAATTGGGTTTTGAATCATTTGTTGGTAAATACCCTATTCCTACGCGATATGGATTAACAATAGGAGAGTTTGCACTATATATAAATTCAAAGTTTGAAATTAATGCTGACTTAACTGTTGTACCTTGCACTGGATGGTCTAGAGATTTGTATTATGACCAAACAGATTTAGTGTGGGTTCAGCCATCTCCCAATATTCCTACAATTGATAGTGCATTTATCTATAGTGGAACCTGCATCTTTGAAGGAACTAATTTATCAGAAGGTAGGGGGACCACAAAACCTTTTGAAATCATTGGAGCACCTTGGCTTAATAACAAAAAATTAATAGAGATTATGAATTTAAAAAATTACCAAGGGGTTATGTTTAGAGAAGTGTATTTTACACCTACTTTTTCAAAACATGTGAATATTCTTTGCTCTGGTATACAAATTCATGTTACTGATAGAGATAAATTTAATCCTTTTAAATTATCACTAGATATTTTATTAGAAATAAAAGCTATGCATAATAGAGAATTTGATTATATTCTTCCGTATGCAAGTGGTGCTCAGCCATTTATAAATTTAATAACAGGGTCAGATAAAGTTATGAATCATAAGGGATCCTTAGATGAATTGTTTGGCAAAATGAATGTAAATTTTTATGAATATCTAATAGAAAAAAAATTATATAAATTATATTGA
- a CDS encoding MurR/RpiR family transcriptional regulator, producing the protein MPDKNNILLKLREMKDNLTPVERKIADYILENTSQIPRLSIKMLATKSKTSDASVIRFCKSMGCDGYRDLVVSISGSLGSADEAQAEQYTDILPGNDINTIINNISMNNCKSIQDTLSVINRDEIAKAVELLRKTQKIDFYGVGASGLVCMDAQQKFMRINKMCHAYTDGHSQLTASVLLESSDVVVIISNSGSTNEILEALEIAKDSGAPVIAITRYNKSELAKKADVVLFISTPEITMRSGAMGSRIAMLNVIDILFAGVASAEYSNVKKYLSKTHNILNSKHRK; encoded by the coding sequence ATGCCTGATAAGAACAATATATTACTAAAACTCCGTGAAATGAAAGATAATCTTACCCCAGTTGAAAGAAAAATAGCTGACTATATACTTGAAAATACTTCACAAATTCCTCGCCTTTCAATTAAAATGTTAGCAACAAAAAGTAAAACAAGTGATGCTTCTGTTATAAGGTTTTGCAAAAGTATGGGTTGTGATGGTTATAGAGATTTAGTAGTAAGTATTTCCGGATCACTAGGATCAGCGGATGAAGCGCAAGCTGAACAGTATACTGACATATTGCCTGGTAATGATATAAATACAATTATAAACAATATTTCAATGAATAACTGCAAATCCATCCAAGATACATTAAGTGTCATTAATCGCGATGAGATTGCAAAGGCGGTAGAACTTTTAAGAAAAACACAAAAGATTGACTTTTATGGTGTAGGTGCTTCAGGACTTGTATGTATGGATGCCCAACAAAAATTTATGCGTATCAATAAGATGTGCCATGCTTATACCGATGGTCACAGTCAATTAACTGCCAGTGTACTTCTTGAAAGTAGTGATGTAGTTGTAATCATATCTAATTCGGGGAGTACCAATGAAATTTTGGAGGCCCTTGAAATTGCAAAGGATTCTGGTGCGCCTGTCATAGCAATAACTCGCTACAATAAGAGTGAGCTGGCTAAAAAAGCTGATGTTGTGCTTTTTATTTCAACGCCAGAAATTACTATGCGAAGTGGGGCTATGGGATCTAGAATCGCAATGCTTAATGTAATAGACATACTCTTTGCAGGTGTAGCAAGTGCAGAATATAGTAATGTGAAGAAATATCTTAGCAAAACACATAATATTCTAAATAGTAAACATCGAAAATGA
- a CDS encoding carbohydrate ABC transporter permease, whose protein sequence is MKVIINKPVIIRNKKKTKIKGDHVWGYVFIIVALITFSMFTLYPVISAFIISFQKFKPLGSVWVGLDNYSGLFKDKLFGKAILNTVIYTIFAVPVALVVSFTIALLIFPLRKWMQTMFKAIYYLPAVASGVSLSVVWLWIYDPLPAGLFNKLIGFLGIPNQNWLGSSKTAMLSLLVMSWLSSHGTSIIIYIAALLGIPDSYFEAADLDGATFLEKIRYIIVPLLKPTTLFLLVTGIIGSFQVFMNAYMMTGGGPDNATTMVGLLIFNNAFKYSNFGVAAAQSLVLAVIIAIISIFQFKFLGDDIEY, encoded by the coding sequence ATGAAGGTTATAATAAATAAACCAGTAATAATTAGAAATAAGAAAAAGACTAAAATAAAAGGAGATCATGTTTGGGGATATGTTTTTATTATAGTTGCATTGATAACATTCAGCATGTTTACGCTGTATCCAGTAATTAGTGCATTTATTATTAGCTTTCAGAAATTTAAACCTTTAGGCTCAGTCTGGGTTGGTTTAGATAATTATTCAGGACTATTTAAGGATAAATTATTTGGCAAAGCAATACTTAATACTGTAATTTACACTATATTTGCTGTTCCTGTTGCACTAGTTGTTTCTTTTACTATTGCACTTTTAATATTCCCACTTAGAAAATGGATGCAGACTATGTTTAAGGCCATCTATTATCTACCTGCAGTGGCTTCAGGTGTTTCGTTATCCGTGGTTTGGCTATGGATTTATGACCCACTACCAGCAGGTTTATTCAATAAATTAATAGGATTTTTAGGAATACCTAACCAAAATTGGCTTGGTTCAAGTAAAACAGCCATGTTGTCACTACTAGTAATGTCTTGGCTTTCAAGTCATGGTACAAGCATTATTATATATATTGCTGCATTACTTGGCATTCCAGACAGCTATTTTGAAGCTGCAGACTTAGATGGAGCAACATTTTTAGAAAAAATTAGATATATTATAGTTCCTCTTTTAAAGCCAACAACACTTTTTTTACTGGTAACAGGAATAATAGGTTCTTTCCAGGTATTTATGAACGCCTATATGATGACCGGAGGTGGGCCAGACAATGCAACTACAATGGTTGGTCTACTAATTTTTAACAATGCATTCAAATACTCGAATTTTGGTGTAGCCGCAGCACAATCATTGGTACTCGCAGTTATAATTGCGATTATTTCCATATTCCAGTTTAAATTCTTAGGCGATGATATTGAATACTAA
- a CDS encoding ABC transporter substrate-binding protein, translated as MRRTRCIIGMLLTMTIVSSTFVGCGKKATETVVKDAMAKDTITALLPPVSPTYQKNFDQMTKDFNTKYPNLTLKIEPASWEDMTQKLDVQVNAGSPPDIAFIGSDGVSKYVDSGLIMDISKEAKPEMLSDFDAGPLEYMKNGTGLYGFPAYMEIHCLGGNKQFLEAAGIDWKSIQKNGWTFDQFREAIKKGVVKEGTATSRYGFVFAAAGVASKDYLGVLVKEAGMPSAFTKDLKYAYTSKNYLEVLKGIRTLIDDGSMPKELSSVDAGKRWNMFLTGQTMITGKGLAVFENSANKNNKKIADKDASAVKNSINVDYIVLPVPTFLGEKQQAAAAVDGYVTFRGKTAPTPEHVANVVKAAYFLASGSVAAQTNNDLFVAQITKSSRDAAKDMTTTRNADNATAVETLIKQAVIARPDITSELGAKAIKLENEVIIPKLQALLANEITPQQMFDAVKAAAIVTFGDSGVVKD; from the coding sequence ATGAGAAGAACCAGATGTATTATTGGAATGTTATTAACAATGACAATTGTATCTTCTACATTTGTAGGTTGCGGTAAAAAAGCAACAGAAACTGTAGTTAAAGATGCAATGGCAAAAGACACAATTACAGCATTACTTCCACCGGTTTCTCCAACTTATCAAAAGAACTTTGACCAAATGACTAAAGATTTTAACACAAAGTATCCAAACCTAACACTAAAAATTGAACCAGCTAGTTGGGAAGATATGACCCAGAAACTAGATGTTCAAGTTAATGCAGGTAGCCCTCCAGATATTGCATTTATAGGTTCAGATGGAGTATCCAAATATGTGGATTCTGGTCTGATTATGGATATCAGCAAAGAGGCCAAGCCTGAAATGTTAAGTGATTTTGATGCAGGTCCTCTTGAATATATGAAAAACGGTACAGGTCTTTATGGATTCCCTGCATACATGGAAATTCACTGTTTAGGCGGAAACAAACAATTTTTAGAAGCAGCTGGTATCGACTGGAAATCTATTCAAAAAAATGGTTGGACCTTTGATCAGTTTAGAGAAGCAATTAAAAAGGGTGTTGTAAAGGAAGGTACTGCTACCTCTCGTTATGGTTTCGTATTTGCTGCTGCCGGCGTTGCATCTAAGGATTACTTAGGAGTACTTGTTAAGGAAGCAGGAATGCCTTCTGCATTCACAAAAGATCTAAAATATGCTTACACAAGTAAAAATTACTTAGAAGTTCTTAAGGGTATAAGAACCCTTATAGATGATGGTTCAATGCCTAAAGAACTAAGCTCAGTAGACGCAGGTAAGCGTTGGAATATGTTCCTAACAGGACAGACAATGATTACAGGTAAGGGCCTGGCTGTATTTGAGAATTCCGCTAATAAAAACAATAAAAAAATAGCTGACAAGGATGCCAGTGCCGTAAAAAATAGCATAAATGTTGATTATATAGTTCTTCCAGTTCCAACCTTCCTTGGTGAAAAACAACAAGCTGCTGCTGCCGTAGATGGATATGTAACCTTCCGTGGTAAAACAGCTCCAACACCAGAACATGTTGCAAATGTTGTTAAGGCTGCTTATTTCTTAGCTTCAGGGTCAGTTGCAGCACAGACGAATAATGACTTATTTGTAGCACAGATCACAAAAAGTTCAAGAGATGCTGCAAAAGACATGACTACTACTAGAAATGCAGATAACGCCACTGCAGTAGAAACACTAATTAAGCAAGCTGTTATAGCACGCCCAGACATTACTTCAGAGCTTGGTGCAAAAGCTATTAAACTTGAAAACGAAGTAATAATTCCAAAACTTCAAGCTCTACTTGCTAATGAAATCACTCCTCAGCAAATGTTTGATGCAGTTAAGGCTGCAGCAATAGTAACATTTGGTGATAGTGGTGTTGTAAAAGATTAG
- a CDS encoding GNAT family N-acetyltransferase, with product MADMLVKLYNLKSEDNLEELYSKGVTLRRALPPEKYRVISWVKDKFGDHWASECDVAFSNKPVTCYIAIKNKEIIGFACYEATCRDFFGPTGVDNEFRAQGIGKALLIKSLVAMKEMGYGYAIIGGAGPTEFYEKAVQAEVIEGSIPGIYEGLL from the coding sequence ATGGCAGATATGCTTGTTAAATTATACAATTTGAAATCTGAGGATAATCTAGAAGAACTTTATAGTAAAGGGGTAACTTTAAGAAGGGCTTTACCTCCAGAGAAGTATCGTGTTATTTCATGGGTTAAGGATAAGTTTGGAGATCATTGGGCAAGTGAATGCGATGTAGCATTTTCAAACAAACCTGTGACCTGTTATATAGCTATTAAAAATAAAGAAATAATTGGGTTTGCCTGCTATGAGGCAACTTGCAGGGATTTCTTTGGACCTACTGGTGTGGATAATGAGTTTAGAGCACAAGGAATAGGAAAAGCTCTCCTGATTAAATCCCTAGTTGCCATGAAAGAAATGGGGTATGGGTATGCAATAATAGGTGGTGCAGGACCTACAGAATTTTATGAAAAAGCTGTCCAAGCAGAAGTAATAGAAGGCTCAATCCCTGGTATATATGAGGGTCTGCTTTAA
- a CDS encoding PIG-L deacetylase family protein — protein sequence MKEQKITILAIGGHVGDMELTAGGILSTHALKGDNIVTLALTAGEKGAPENMDLADYRSQKVREAETFAKMLGGRAIVFDYPDGELPDNEQVQFEVCDVIREVKPNVIITHFKNSMHKDHMTTNKIVNNARFYAGNKFFVRKNPSFFASKLYFAENWEDAVDFKPYVYVDISMGFELWQKAVASHWFVTGSKSFPYLEYYTHLSRVRGIEAHIGRAECFSVPEETMKLIKDTL from the coding sequence ATGAAGGAACAAAAAATCACCATTCTTGCTATCGGAGGTCATGTAGGGGATATGGAACTTACAGCTGGTGGAATACTTTCAACTCATGCATTAAAAGGTGATAACATAGTTACATTGGCTCTTACGGCTGGAGAAAAAGGTGCTCCAGAAAATATGGACCTGGCAGATTACCGCAGTCAAAAGGTGAGAGAAGCAGAAACCTTCGCCAAGATGCTTGGTGGAAGAGCTATTGTGTTTGATTATCCTGACGGAGAACTTCCTGATAATGAGCAAGTTCAGTTCGAGGTTTGTGATGTGATTCGGGAAGTAAAACCTAACGTTATTATCACACATTTTAAAAATAGCATGCACAAAGATCATATGACTACCAATAAAATAGTCAACAATGCTCGCTTTTACGCAGGCAATAAATTTTTTGTTCGTAAAAACCCTAGTTTTTTCGCCTCAAAATTATATTTTGCTGAAAACTGGGAAGATGCCGTTGACTTTAAACCTTATGTCTATGTTGATATCTCCATGGGCTTTGAGCTATGGCAAAAGGCTGTGGCGTCGCATTGGTTTGTTACAGGTAGCAAGTCCTTCCCATATCTTGAATATTATACTCACCTAAGTCGTGTTCGTGGTATTGAAGCTCACATAGGCCGTGCTGAATGTTTTTCAGTTCCAGAGGAAACCATGAAACTTATTAAAGATACCCTTTAA
- a CDS encoding glycoside hydrolase family 3 protein, giving the protein MSTKLNELTLDQKIGQLLLVGFPRSVLNEDFKELIKNYHIGNVIVFQRNIKDSLQLAGLDNSIQKLMDKHNSVPAFIGIDQEGGMVTRLFKKATFFPGNMAIAAGIPWEEAFELGAAVGEELHDVGVNMNFAPVLDVNNNPGNPVIGVRSYGDSPERVAQYGKHLYKGLQSEKVLSCGKHFPGHGNTNVDSHFGIPIISSDLSELKKVELVPFIEAINSGIDGIMTSHILFSALEKNNLPATLSKTILTGLLKEELGFKGLVITDCMEMKAINDNYGIEDAVIKALNAGADLLCISHTKELQIGAFNAIKKAVEAGIISNESLDSKVEKILYFKEKYDLYNWRNLSGKINEEQLKRHSKLAAAISEKSITLIKDQKLLLPLKNEGLISITPISQATSIADDEIEKANLGKVLESEIGCEYINYDLKEIDEDYIISKVSNKKTIVFGSYNMNLNKSQKNLLNRLIASGKDIVLVALRNPYDISDYINEISTILCTYEYTKLSVSSLVKVLKGEISSKGRLPIKVENY; this is encoded by the coding sequence ATGAGTACAAAACTAAATGAACTAACCTTAGATCAAAAGATTGGTCAATTACTCCTAGTAGGGTTTCCTAGGTCGGTATTAAATGAGGATTTTAAAGAGTTAATTAAAAATTACCATATTGGAAATGTCATCGTATTTCAAAGGAATATTAAAGATTCCTTGCAGCTTGCGGGGTTAGATAATAGTATTCAGAAATTAATGGATAAACATAATAGTGTTCCTGCATTTATAGGTATTGATCAAGAAGGGGGTATGGTCACAAGACTGTTTAAAAAAGCAACATTTTTTCCAGGCAATATGGCAATTGCTGCTGGGATTCCCTGGGAAGAAGCTTTCGAACTAGGAGCTGCTGTAGGGGAGGAACTACATGATGTGGGAGTAAACATGAATTTTGCGCCTGTACTGGATGTGAATAATAATCCTGGAAATCCAGTTATTGGTGTTAGATCCTATGGGGATAGTCCAGAGCGGGTAGCTCAGTATGGGAAGCATTTATATAAAGGGCTTCAATCAGAAAAAGTATTGAGTTGTGGAAAACACTTTCCAGGTCATGGTAATACAAATGTAGATTCTCATTTTGGAATACCAATAATATCAAGTGATTTATCAGAGCTGAAAAAAGTAGAGCTTGTCCCATTTATTGAAGCTATTAATAGTGGTATAGATGGAATCATGACATCCCACATTTTATTCTCTGCCCTTGAAAAAAATAATTTGCCTGCTACACTATCTAAGACTATTCTAACAGGATTATTAAAAGAAGAGCTAGGCTTTAAGGGGCTTGTAATCACAGACTGCATGGAAATGAAAGCTATCAATGACAACTATGGTATAGAAGATGCTGTAATAAAAGCATTGAATGCAGGAGCTGACCTTTTGTGTATATCTCATACAAAAGAACTTCAAATTGGAGCATTTAATGCTATTAAAAAAGCTGTTGAAGCTGGAATTATATCCAATGAGTCATTAGATTCTAAAGTTGAAAAGATTCTATATTTTAAAGAAAAGTACGATTTGTATAATTGGAGAAATTTAAGTGGCAAAATAAATGAAGAACAGCTTAAAAGGCATTCTAAATTAGCTGCGGCTATAAGTGAGAAAAGCATAACTTTAATAAAAGACCAAAAATTATTACTTCCTTTAAAAAATGAAGGCTTAATTTCAATAACGCCGATTTCGCAGGCTACATCTATTGCAGATGATGAAATAGAAAAAGCTAATTTAGGCAAAGTTTTAGAAAGTGAGATAGGTTGTGAGTATATTAATTATGATCTAAAGGAAATAGATGAAGATTATATAATATCAAAGGTTTCAAATAAAAAAACTATCGTTTTTGGAAGCTATAACATGAACCTTAACAAATCACAAAAAAACTTATTAAACAGATTAATAGCGAGTGGGAAAGATATTGTTTTAGTCGCACTCAGAAACCCCTATGATATTTCAGATTATATAAATGAAATATCAACAATCTTATGTACTTATGAATACACTAAACTTTCAGTTAGTAGTTTAGTTAAGGTATTAAAAGGTGAAATAAGCTCTAAAGGAAGATTACCTATAAAAGTAGAAAATTATTAG